The stretch of DNA ACTTAGATAGCCAGGCCGACTGATGGATTTAAGGGCAAATTCACGTTCGTGTTTATATTGGTCGGGAATGTTGTACAAATTTTCAATTTGTCAAGAAGCGGGTTGACCGCTCTGACTTGAAAAAGTAATAATGTACTTCCCCTTGAGCACTGAAGACATATATTGTAAATGGAATGACACCTACTTGTATCTTGCTTCTAGTGGAGAAAACAAATTCCCCAAATTGTGTACATGTATAAAGCCGACTTTGTTTTTGAAATTGAATACCATTATAGATTTAGAGGATAGTAAGAGGTCTAAAATGGTAAACTCAAGTAATCTAACCAGCTGTCCGAGACCAGTTGCATATATTTTAGGCATTGTACGTGTTTTGCAAGTTGAAACCAGTATCTACTAGAATTATAACGAATtctttaaacaaaaatattattcaaCGTTTACAGCTAGCTTTTCAATATTGTGGGCCTAAATTAACAGATCCGTATTGCTCTATTGTATAATGAAAAACGAATACAGAAGTAAATTACATTCAAAGTATCCACCTTTTTCGTAATTCACCACGtcgatgccgttggtggcgtttGGCTCAGCTAACTCTATTTAGGCCGGAGTTAGCGAagtggaaaactgaaagcgaggccaaagatgTTAATTACATACGCCCAATTAAGCAAAGTTAATTTGCCAATTAACTATAAGGcccaaagttgaagccccattcaaatgcatgtagctaatttatataccgtcagtatagatgagttgacctcaatgtttatcaacaaaggcaagggactggtatatctatatgcttgagcgaaccccactacactgttcaatagtcttattgtgatgtggcgggagttttaaaaaacaaaatatgatgcgcgcgcatactgccaggcaaaacacattgacgtcagaagtcaacttatCTCTATAAAACAGagtcatgtaaatgccttattttgtcttaaacacacagctttcagctgaaccactatggctatgttagcacatctatgacaatgaccatGGTTCCAAATCATACCCAAGTCAACGAAGTTCAGGAATGTCCTTTCATTgtaaattgttggttatacacacGGAGCTATTAAATCATGGCGATGCaacagattacgtaacgcattgctCCCTTAATTGTGCCTACAAGCTATTCATCAAGAGGTACCTTTTGTGCAGGTTAGAAGGGTTCCACCATTAAATTAGTAACTGGcatgacagcgtattaacgctttaccaggcaggttACTGTCAATAAGGGAACAAAAGAAAATCACGTGAAAGCGCCCACAGCGCCCACTTCAACTAAAGGTACCTTATACCTTTGTTATCATACAACCCAAGGGTGTAATTCAAtattcgccagcacacaaaagcacactttaccgaCGATGTACAGTTATTTACCGCCCACGTTAATTTAGACCGAAAAAGGCTAGCAACCTAAAAGCAAAATATTTTATGCACGAGTATAATTCAATGTTCACCAAAAAGATGTTTTTTAACCAAAGCCCTCCGTCTACCGACTATCTTACATGAACCGACGTCCGGGGTTGGGGGAGGGGGGTGCACCGATCCCCGGACCCCTAAGCCACCGTGTCAGGATATGGGCCTCTTTGTGGGGACCTGGTACCGCATGCATCAAAAGAAGGTAAGTATACACTTATTCTATCCACGCTTCCACATAACTGTGTCCAATTCACTTCTTTCTCTCGTTTCGGTCACCTTTTCTGAATGTCATTATACTCGTAAATGTGAGGCTTTATGGGATATAGTAAATCGAAACTGTCATGAACAATAACGGATTGTACATTTTCTATCACCTACAGGTAGTGTGATTATTTGACTTTCTTTATACAGGATAAACGTACATGCTATCTGACCGTGTATCTATTTTACCTGTGTTTGTTGGCTTGCTCCCTCTCTTGCTTTCGTCTTCATTTCGATTGATTGAGATTTTTAGAAAATTGAGTTCATGTATGATGTTTCAGTTTCAGACAATCTTCCATTGTCACCAAATATTAATTATAAATCTTACTCCACAACTTTGATATTGAAGTTTGGATTTGGATGAATCTCACCCAAATGTGGTTAATGAATTTAATTTGACAAAGCAATGAATACCctacaaattattcaaattttcatGGTTTTGTTGCAACGTGGGAAAAAGTATGATGCTGTCCGTGGGTGAATATTGAATATTCTCCTTGGGTTTACAAAATGTCCCAAATAGACACAGAGTAACAGGTTAATCCTACAATTCCTCGTTCCTCACAATATTTTTAGGTGGTTCAGCAGCTTCCTTTGGCGCACTATGGCATACTGATGGAAgagatggcggccatcttggatctTTGACGCATTTTGTCCACATGACATGACTGACGAGTGTCCATACACCACATAATCCTTGTATGATGCTTGCATAGAGAAAGCCTGCCATGTAGTCACCTGTGTAGTCTAGTAGTAGACCTGCAAATCAAAAAAGTAATGATAGACGTTACTGACTACGCAtcagttatatattttattaataaccgtcacttttcacgtATTCTAATTCCATCTGCGTTACATTTTTTTCTTTAGAATGTACAACATTGATTCGCTTTATAATGACCTGCGTGTGTGACGTGTTATTCGCTCGAACAATTTAAGGGCATCGTATGACTATGATTTAGTGTAATTGTTCGCTGACCCTTGTCGGACTATTGATGTTTACAGGAAAACTGaaaaataaagttaaaattgtattttgttttcacgTGATTAATTATTTAACGATGATTTAGGGTGATAAATGAGTGACAGAGGGTGGTATACTGGTGTTGttaccagacttgtacccgagtccagcttgtccgagtccgagccgagccgagtccatttgtatccgagtccgagccaagtccgagtccttttgtgtccgagtccggactcgagtccaagtccaggggtgccgagtccgagccaagtccgagtccaacaaaaataagattcgagtccggactcgagtccggactcggtcaaaGTCCATGCccgtgtgtgtgtgtatggggggggggggggtcattcaacttatGATGTGACAGGTGtgtggcattgcttagtaggagcctatttgtataaaaatgggtcatttgggtataacaaaatgaaaaagggataattgggtataaaattttgaaagaagggggtcatttggtataacattttgaaaaaatgggtcattatttcccaaaaatggagcaaaattttaaattttgtttctaatttgaaaatttacaatacaaatttgctgaaaaaagaaaattgcaaagtttttgatgctaaaattgtagaaaaagaaggtcattggcCATAAGTCACTCACTACACTATaccacacaccgctctccctataccagacttgtagtaccccgtacccgtacccgtactcgggtcccaatttccgtacctgtGGCTTTGGACCcggacccgtactcatgccctatttttacCGTACCCacgggtacgggtaccatacagtacatggtttatacacaaatgcaggaaagtgagaatagaatactatcacttcccagatgcatgttaactccactcatgaatcccactgcgagtcctctgatcataaattcataattaaaacaaataggttacatcatgAATGGGGTTGTGTGGGGAGTAAATGGAAAGCTTTAGCAAGTgcccttaaatttattttagcctggtccagggccctgaaaaatATCAATCCAACCCTGGCTACACAAAAAGAACATGAATGCTGAGATCTAcaacagcctgtgcacactgccacccatgacatgtatgctacatgtatacatgtctcattcacacaatgactgatcaatacagaaaaagacctagcaaactggaaaaacatttcaagatttttttttttttcttttgtggtgaatttttatgttttatgttaaaatatcattattttagcttgtattaatcattttgatattccccattcaaatacactccactacttgtatgctgcacacatgtaGAACTAATGATGTGACTGGTGCTGGGGACTGGAGTGAGATTTTCTGCCAGCCACATGAGCTCACAGTGTACATGTACTTCTTCTACCAGTGCATCTGagacaaatgaatagagaggtcctTACCATACTGAAGTTTGGGATTTGATAAGAGATTTaaaggagttttaaaatattgataaaacatgaatacaattatccagatgtgcataattaatgataataattataatgattgagctaatggataatctgatggatgtgtattgtgtagatgtgcatgaatgtacttggaaaattgacaattaatttaattccaattgatgttttaagataaataatttttccacattgtacatggattgattggactgCAGGACTGGAATCGGACTGGGGTCGACTTCGAGCCCGAGTCCTATTTTTTTTACCGAGCTGAgccttttaatgttcaattcAGAGCTTAGTCCGAGtccggcaaaaagtggacttgagtccgagtccagactcgaacgtgacatcactgctaaatatactaaagtatgttgaaattaatATTGCACAGTCTGGTTGTCCATACAAAGACATAGTTTTtaacttgcatcccaaaatatgccacatttaggctagattcaccatgacaccaatatttaatctctttttgtacttgttttattaatttgtttatactcaTACCCATAATTATGGGTATGTCTAATTCCCCTCATAATACCCATAACTCATACCCTATAATTGGACCCATAAGTTGaaatttccatacccgtacccatggcccgtactcatactgggacccgtacccgtacccgtactcgagtcccaatttccgtacccgtactcgtggcttcgtacccgtacccgtactcataccctattttgactttggacccgtacccgtactcatggactcggacccgtacccgtgacCTGGGACTCGTACTCgtggcttgggacccgtacccatactcatggtccgggacccgtacccgtactcatggcgggtcccaatactacaagtctgcatacacacccaccctaccaaaccccaccctacACAGTTAACATTTAAAAGACTCTACACAACTCAACCAACCAACTGTACACACACCCCTTCAAAGTCCCATACCCATGAACAGGTATCTCCTGATGGTAAAAActtctacatgtatcagaccacctgtactAAACAGCACtcacagcagtcatgtggggctatctgtgtgtgtgtggcacactacatgtaaacgcaCAGTGAACTTGCACCCAGGGACTAGGCTgcatgcagcatacatgtaaatgaattgcaatgtattcaaatatatcatagaaaaatatcatcatcatcatcgttatcattctctttatcatcatcattatcatcatcatcataataataataacagaaattcacctttaattctaaatatcttttcaaaattgtcccacacaaatgtgcaccCTACTGCCATTACAATTTActgagctgagatgtatggtccagtgtgcatatttctctctttcaagattggattggaaagttccatgaaagaactcttAGATCTTTTGatgtagtccaaatatttaaaaaagtttgcatttatttaattatcaattatttcattaatgataacaataatatgattctaCAAAGTGacaaataaatctaaataatttggtcgatatgtaggatatatgacagatcacagatttgacagccccaattaatttgtaaaattgccaaatatgtaaagtcaacaaatttgagatctactttgacatttttagataatcatttcacattttacatggatttaatttgactggactcggaccggactcggcttcgagtccgagtcctttgtgtccgagtccgagccgagccgagtcttttggtGTCCGagtcgagccaagtccgagtccaacaaaagtggactcgagtcggactcgagtccgagtccggactcgaacgatacatcactggttGTTACCGGTGTATAattattcggcactctgccaaACTCTGccaaacacacacacatatacaaaactcacacgcacacacccccaccaccACATGCGCGGGGATTTTTTTCTATGGAACGCGTAGTTCTCGTGTATAAAGGTTTAAATTTCACagcaaacaagaatttgtctttaaaaaagacaaagttcacggatcaggtgtatagcactttgagctactttggtttAACTTGTCAATATTCATATACTAACCTACCCTCCACAGATTTGACAATAAAtacgtgatttgaggcataatgatacctgcgttttaactctgaaaaaaaaaccacttcattttgcatttaggtttttaagccactTACAGGAAACAAATATGGCTACTACTACGACAAAAATTACACCATAATGTCCACTGTATCAGCCCATCAGATGCTTTGTCCTTAAACTTTAgttttatttggaagcaaattGCCTAATGTGTTTCAGGAACACTGCATGTTGGCAATATGTCAAATTGTGTTTGaaaagttttctatacagatgctaGATGCCTTATCACGATACATTGgatatgtttatacacacattgcttggttattacaagagtcaataaaaattcaattaactatagagaatggacttaattttgtgcactgtagttatattgaactttttctgaaataaatcgCATATTGCAGCTTCCTGAATaggtttctatacagatgatatgcCTAATCACTAAGTAAacaaattatagctaattatactgaCCATAGTGACCAAGtggccaattgcaaacatgtttaataaaaacgGCTCAAAATTCCCTACACTGAATATCCTCACTACAAGATTAAATGGGCTAAATAGTACTTGTCATGGGGCGCAGgataaaattttagaaaatttaaaaaatgtagatgaaggcatacaaacgagggtatgagatattaggaattatttcctagcctcttaaccacagggttggtgggttaaaatagctattcaagacacagggtatgtaagggataaactgtgcacatgcgtgaacaaaaatgtcatatctaGAGTTAATCAACCTACCTGCTATAAGAACTGTACTCATAATACTCGTAGCCAAAACAAACAATGTTAGTCCATAACCACCAGGGAAACGATGGACGCCAACTATCCCTCTCACTATGACTACGTGCATAGCTATATACAATCCTGCAGCGAATCCAATATTAGCTGCACATATCACAAATACTGCATATTGTTCAGAAACTGCCGTTATCGGCAGTGATACTGCCGCAAGAAAGTTACCAATAGCGAAGAGCGTAGTCGGATGAAAAATCTTTTTGTCTATTAAACGACCATGTCCTGCTTGTGCAACGAAACCGCTAATACTGATGATAGATATGAGAAGAGTAGCATTGTAATCTGAAATACCAACTACTTCAGCTCTTTCCTTGATGTACACTAAACATGTAGAATACACACCGCCAGAAAGAAAGAACATGGGAAGTGCACACGCGTAAACACGATTTGTCCAGATCAGCGAGATTCCTAGGCTATCTAAAATAACTCGGAAGTAGTTTTTATTTCTGACAACAGCGATCTCCACTTCACCACCATACTGTGTGGATGCAGTAGTATAAGCATACGATTCATGATCACAGTTTTGGTTGGACTCTTCAGCAACATCTGATTTTGTTTCTTTCCCAAGTTTGTCTAATTTGGGTGGTGGCTTCATTAGGGCGCCACAGATCACCACCTGCGCTATGATACCAGAGATAATCATCATGGCATTCCTCCAGGTGTAGTACTTGACAAGCGCTTGGATGATGACGGGAAGGGTCATGGATCCAACAAACATCCCCGTCGATGAGATGCCACTTGCTAAAGCGAAGTGTTTGTGGAAGTACTTAGTGATAATGGTAATACTTGCAGTGTATGCTACTCCGCATCCAAACCCTGGAGAGGATACAATGAATGTCAAACTACCAATCTCTGTTATAATATGACACAGGGAAACATAATcttaaatttgaagttttttgtTCATTAAGATGATGGCTTGATGGAACACAATAATCAACTTTGATAGGTTTTGTTCAAACTTTCCATTATAGTTATAGAGTAATACATAACTCGTCGGGTGCATCagatatcttgaatttttgacttagAAGTTAAGAAGTTAACTTGAATGGAATCATATTCAGTAAGGAATACTACATCACATTTTCGACGTAGAATATAAAAAGTACGAACCGGGCTTAATAATTATTCCTCACCTGTCATTGGTATTGTGAAGTACAATAGATGTATTGTATCAgcaaatgatgagatgaagagACCTAGAGCTGATAAGAAACCACCTAACATAACGACAGGACGGACTCCAAAATGATGACTTTATAATGCACCAGATATTGGGGCTGAAAATGCAAAGAATGAATGTTAATCATAAATGTTCTATACACCATTCCTATTATTGGTACTTTCCTGCCGTTGATGTCACGTAGAGTGTATTATAAAATAACGAAAGCAAGATCATGAAGGGTGTGATATCAATGTTTAACCTATCAATGGCAGGAAAGTGCCAATATATAGAGATGTCTATAGTTGATGAAAATATAAACAACAGACTATTAtacatattgactgctatgaggggcacagttaaaattatgacatcaccgagggcctataattttaaactgtgccccgaatattaagcagtcaatatttgttttatataccgaataatatagattcttctcatttaaTTGGTTAAAAGATATCCTGAGCTGACAAGGCCTGCAAGCTTTTAACTCCATAGGCCTTGAATTTGAACTGTAATTAAAGTAATGAACAGTCCATGCAAGAGCAAgacaagggtgcagaatttggaccgatatatgccgatttcatatctaaaaccctaccatttctgtgctaacatcacacactgccgagtctTCAGCATtcaggtcgtagtaatttgtctaacaagtgacatttggcaggtataaatccttaaCATGTAACAGATTGTAAACAAATCACTGCAGCGGTGAAAGGTAGGTCGTCGTCtgcaaggagaggtcaaattcatcgCGAACTGTGATCGATATAGTCTCTTTTACAACACTGTAATCAACGCCGACCGTATAGTGGGTGCGTAATGTATACCCACGACctgtgtattcggggttgcgaCTATCAAATTATTTATCTGACAAAGTTGATTCTATGCCCCGGCACAATTgcttatgacgtcatcttgatagaaatAAGGGGGCACatctattttaatgactccacttttaaccaatcagataagAGGAatatatatatgaggtatataaatcaTAATACTATTtgcagagtgtccgtccgtctgTCCGCGAGCTATCGCGTGCGCGCAGATCGCGAAGTACCAACGGGCGTACGCGCGGAGTACCAGCGGGCGCTGTGTGCGCACCAGAAAGCATTACAGCGTGACTAATACAAGTGTATACAACGCATATTTCATTACTGAACCAACATGCATATTTCAACAGAACAGGACTATTTCCGGGGTCCTCCATTATGGTTAACACTTTATTAAAAATAATCAGTTATGGCAAGGCCTATAACCCGTTATATTAGGTCTTATTGGGTTCATATTCCTCCcgtttgatttcatttcaaatatGGATTAATCAGGGATGCAAAttggaaatgacagtcaaaattgaggaaataatgccttgagaagaaaaaaaagaaagtgaggaaaaaagaggaagagaggagaggaagagggaaagaggaaagaagaagaggaggcgGAGGTAGAAGAAGAAAAAGATAAGTTAATAAGTGAAGCAGtaaagctactgaatggaagagaggaagatACGTGTGCAATATATTGAGGAATTCAtatgattgttcaagaaataagagccttAAATATTAAAAGAGGAAGGCGTTGGTGTTAGAGTATGGATATGAGTAACAATTCTTATTTGAggaaatttataatatttatctttagaggaggtattcaatgtcatttaaaaaaaaaaaaaaaggttgggtGAAGGCAGGTGGTAATAGGGCACATACCTGAGGAAATTTATataggaattcagtgtatcaatactaaaaaTCAGAAGTGCCAGTGAGGAGATGACGACCTGGAGAATTGCGAGGGAATTTAAAAAGAGaacataaagcactgaacaaattgtaaaggATAATGAAATGGACCCATCAACATTAAGAGTAGGCATATCActtcaaaaataatcgcagcagaaacacgttatttaatgttcctacgtTATTgaactttattaaagcatcaaaaatcaaaaaacagaattgaaatcggtcaatgcattgtgatgtagtgtcaaattaaagatgctcgtagatggaatgaaatcctgccacaaatggctgtaatgacaaaattttgaaggtttatttggacgcttgcttgaaaaacagcgttaatttaaatatcacatgttaaatgcctatctttcctgacttcgttaaagaaaacaaaattaaaaaatctatcattgaataattataacaaattaaccaaatatactattttagcaatttcggccaatctgcagacaaattaaatctcaaaaatgactaagttcagctaattaatatgcaaaattgatgccaatagaaaaccgtacatgatataaaggtgtgGGTTTtattgcacacatatgtatacaaagttcattcaattgataacaaaaaatacacaaaaagtaattaattatgcaatttaggtaattacagctaattatgtattcatgatattattatgcaaattaggcatgagtaattttgggttttttttttcaatatttaatgaatgtctgttcattcatcataatttttttaagtatgatcctgttatgaggttgaataaatgaactgcggttaattatttaaaaacaatgcaaaaaaagtttgacattttgacggtgtctggaatataattttcattttactgcaaacatggtatgtgtcttcagtcttcagtcttcagtcttcagtggTTATACTCCTCTTGCAGTCTTGTAGACTAAACTAGGAGTGGTGGTGGCCAATGACCTATCAGCCGGTGCGGTGAAACTCAAGGTGCCACAATAGATTGGTTTAAAGACATCTGAGGCTGGGCGGTGGACGCAGATCCCTGATTAGcctaggtcgtttgggcgtaaacgcgtgtaTTTTTTGTGACGGATAAAATATCTTCTTAATAATAGTTCTAGGGATAATGGTGTTTTGATTGTTAGCACCCATGGCACCCACATCACCCATAGCACCCACACACTTATTGCTCTCCCGCTAGCAGCATTATACAAGTGTCCTTACCAGTTGTTAACATCACCCACATGACAGATGATGCCAGCAAGCCGATTGTACTGCTACCATCCCCATGAAGATCCTCACCAAATGTTTTCTTCCATTCTACATAGAAGACCCCCGTGGAGCTAGCATACCCACGGCTTAATGCTTGAGTCAAAAATGCAGCACATACTATGGGCCAATTCTGGAACTCACCCATATTCACTAAAACAAATATGAGAACAAACTATAAGTCCAAAGCTGAACCGGTGCATTCATCACAGGTTTCTTGTGTACGCAATTAATACAGAACTGCACAATATTGCACTTTATTAGTACTGTACATACATCACAATATTAATACAGTAAACAGTGAGTTAGTTGTCAGTGTCGCTCAtgaacaaacaagcaaataaatgaaCATACGGAAAATAATTTTCAGCATGAGAATGTTTAGTCAGAAATCAACTGTGTATGATTTACTACACAAATATGTGTGTGTCTTTGTCACAGTGTAACTGGTACCTGGTGGTCATGTCGATAACGGAATATTTCCTTCATTTCCTTAATTTGTGGGTTCAAAGGTTATGTCAGATAACAACTGACTGATACTAGTACCAAGCATGATATCCTCGATTTAGTCCGGCAGGGAAAACCATATTCTTTACTTGAGTATGGCAATGCCAtcctctatggtatcagtcaagaacagagatgattttcattttggactttactaagtccagatttattttaaacttgaaattaaattcactttgtgtaacaagtatgattttgaatgtccaatttattatccattccaaaaggagcacccccttccaaggctatatgattaggatttggactaaggttaggaattgatataggattagggtttgcctgttaagggtatgttagggttaaggttgggattagggttatgttagggttaggattaggattagggttaggattagggttaggattagaattacggttagtgttatggcccatgtttagggtttagggttatagggtaccgtatgtaggaggggtctgcaattaccttagataaaatacagttgtttgtgtgggtgtgtgtacatctgtacaggtacatgtatggctatgtgaatataggcctgtggttcatatgaagaatgtgcatggtctttttatagtacaaggacaaattggccaatgccagaggctatatgcataccaatgtgtgtacatctacaaatgagaaatttttggtggtttgcttttcattgcaaattgcagtcattttaaattatcgcagtttttttaattgcaacttcctacgcacaaaatggcgtttaatttactcgcaacattacgcgtctggtaaagccgtgaaattgtgcctatttagaggatatctcatcatttgtataatgtacatcatcactatacttgtccatgttatcaaagatatggctatatgcagctgtgaatttccaagCCCCCCTACCAGGGGGGAGGGTGGCTGgtacttataccagggctaaatttcaaaaatgttaaaactcccggccaagtcccggaccgacgggaatcaacacatggccggccctacagggacaaattttgtgtcaatgcccgtctgttataaactgcccggctattttttccgggtactctgcactgcaggcaggggttggagtgggtcagggactcagggtttcaattgacaagtgcattatcaacagtcttcattttcacgtgcatgaaatctataagcttaactactgaacatacgggcctatgcacccccctacaatcataattactcacatcactagtatcacagggtcagggtttcaattgacaagtgcattatcaacagccttgcattttcacgtgcatgaaatctataagcttaaatactgaacatacaggcctatgtacccccccccctacacataatcataattactcacatcactagtatcacagggtcagggtttctattgacaagtgcattatcaacagcattgggATGAAATttataagcttacggaacatatAGGTCTATGTACCcccacacaatcataattactcacatcaatagtatcacagacattcaaattccatcatgaaatctattcggctttcacagtacactgattttcaagttcaaacgctagctcttcaaaggtgctgaattcgaccatcgtgcatatcgccagatatcgcatgagcaaattaacataagggcgcacatcactgaaaatgatgccagtttttctttataaaaatgctaattaaaatcatttaaacaatttttgatatctgccatctgtgatacacttgtaggatttaatattactaatcattaccaatccaaatttagccacaattatgcaaatttctgctcatttta from Amphiura filiformis unplaced genomic scaffold, Afil_fr2py scaffold_131, whole genome shotgun sequence encodes:
- the LOC140145086 gene encoding monocarboxylate transporter 12-like; translation: MLGGFLSALGLFISSFADTIHLLYFTIPMTGFGCGVAYTASITIITKYFHKHFALASGISSTGMFVGSMTLPVIIQALVKYYTWRNAMMIISGIIAQVVICGALMKPPPKLDKLGKETKSDVAEESNQNCDHESYAYTTASTQYGGEVEIAVVRNKNYFRVILDSLGISLIWTNRVYACALPMFFLSGGVYSTCLVYIKERAEVVGISDYNATLLISIISISGFVAQAGHGRLIDKKIFHPTTLFAIGNFLAAVSLPITAVSEQYAVFVICAANIGFAAGLYIAMHVVIVRGIVGVHRFPGGYGLTLFVLATSIMSTVLIAGLLLDYTGDYMAGFLYASIIQGLCGVWTLVSHVMWTKCVKDPRWPPSLPSVCHSAPKEAAEPPKNIVRNEEL